The genomic segment CCGGGCGCCCCGCGCCGGGTGGAGACGCCCGACTACACGGACCTGCGCATCGAGGGTGGCCGGGCGTGGTGCCGAATGGCGGCGTTCCACGTCTTCGGCGCCGAGGTGCGCGTGGAGGCCGGGGAGGCGCGGGTGCGCGCGGGCGGCCGGGAGGCGCGGGGCGCGCAGGTGGGGGCGCGCCGGCTGGCCGGCGGCTGGTGGCTGCCGCTGCGGCGGACGGCGCGTGCGCTGGGCTGGCAGGTGGATTGGCTGCCGGCGACGAAGGAGGCGCTGCTGACGCCGCCCGCGGAGCGGGCGGCGACGACGACGCGCCGCTCCACGCCACCGGGGCGGTAGCGATGATGAGTGAGCGGGGCGCCGGCGGTCGCAAGCCGCCGGCGCCCCGCATCCCTGCCTCCGCGGCCAGGCCCTGCCCGTGCCGCGCGTCGGCTCGCGGGACCGCCTCGTAAGCCGCTGCGCGCCAGGCGCCGGGCGGCAGCGCTTCCCGTTCCGGCCGCCCTGAGCGGCGCCGGGACGCGGGAGCCGCGATTACAGCGGGGCACCGGCGGCTTCAGGCCGGCCGGTGCCCCGCCCTCCGGCGGCCGCCGGCGCTCTCCGCGCCGCAGCTCGGATCCGGGCCTGGCGCCTTCGGGGTAGTGGAGCTCCCTTACCCTGTCGGCGCCGCCTCGGTCCGGCCGACGGTCAGCGTGCTCACGCGCGCCGCCACCTGCCCGGCCACCCGTCGGAACGCTTCGGCCTGCCGCGATCCCGGCTCAACCAGGATGGCGGGCCGCCCGGCGTCGCCGCTCACCGTGATCGTCGGATCGATGGGGATCGCGCCCAGGAACGGCACGCCCAGGCGAGCCGCCGCGCGCTCCCCGCCGCCCGAGCCGAAGAGCGGGGTCTCGACCCCGCACTGTGGGCAGACATAGCCGCTCATGTTCTCCACGACGCCCAGGATCGGGATGTCGCGCTCGGTGCTCTGCTCCATCGCCCGGAACATCACGATGCTCTTGTTGGCGATCTGCTGCGCGACGTCCTGAGGCGTCATCACCACCACCACGCCGGTCAACGGGATAAGCTGCGCGAGCGACATCGGCGCGTCACCGGTGCCCGGCGGCAGATCCACCACGAGGTAGTCCAGTTCCCCCCAGGAGACATCGGAGAGGAACTGCGTGAGCGCCTTGCCGATCATCGGCCCGCGCCAGACCACGGCACGGTCGGTC from the Chthonomonadales bacterium genome contains:
- a CDS encoding Mrp/NBP35 family ATP-binding protein, with protein sequence MAEVEARQILDALRSVEDPDLRRDIVALGFVKNVQSSAGRVSFTIELTTPACPVRDALKEQARQAVLALPGVAEVEIEMTAQVRAEKRTGPLIPGVKHVVAVASGKGGVGKSTVACNLAVALAQSGARVGILDADIYGPTIPLMMGVDEEPEVEDDKILPVERYGVKLMSIGFFLETDRAVVWRGPMIGKALTQFLSDVSWGELDYLVVDLPPGTGDAPMSLAQLIPLTGVVVVMTPQDVAQQIANKSIVMFRAMEQSTERDIPILGVVENMSGYVCPQCGVETPLFGSGGGERAAARLGVPFLGAIPIDPTITVSGDAGRPAILVEPGSRQAEAFRRVAGQVAARVSTLTVGRTEAAPTG